In Candidatus Flexicrinis affinis, the following proteins share a genomic window:
- a CDS encoding alkaline phosphatase D family protein, which translates to MSDDSPTERAFNYTALWSAIEKEAARGLIAYMSRREFMKSMGAGAALAALAPLSLTHARAAQAGSAAEVEAFPNGVASGDVTQTTAVLWARCTQTGVVTFTVSAAGEFAEPQQTALADVTDPLKPAKVEITGLTPGTPYTFFVTAPDGEATMNGAFRTAAPAGEQRGLRFGVSGDNRGELRPFVALRNVPERDLAFFVALGDTIYADYPSVDVTLEQCVTLEDYRRKHAEIYTPRHGHNVWRDIRQSVPILAQIDDHEVINDFAGGAAPETDPRFADDPAGRISESVLYVNGLQAFAEYHPIVDTVWEGTGEPRMDGKPKLYRYHTYGSDAAVFMIDARSFRDDSIDSLSTLSIFNTNAVREHRAQFWTEGRTMLGRPQVEQLKADLKRAQADGIVWKFVMLPEPAALAGWFGGNDRWEGYAPERNEVLRFIGDEGITNVVLVAADVHTTFINQLTTQDEADAPMEPSPVWEISTGSIAFYPPTGQALVDGAAQFNLIDSELLGRYRAGGLREKDAVLVELYDRFVADLQGLPHIGLGAAAAELVDGLPISGHSYGWTEFEIDAATSALTVTTYGIPSYSAETLRDDLDGVLARQPTVLSIVRALPA; encoded by the coding sequence ATGAGTGACGACAGCCCGACCGAGCGCGCGTTTAACTACACCGCGTTGTGGTCCGCCATCGAGAAGGAAGCAGCGCGCGGTTTGATTGCGTATATGTCGCGGCGCGAGTTTATGAAGTCGATGGGCGCCGGCGCGGCGTTGGCGGCGCTCGCTCCGCTGAGCCTGACCCATGCGCGCGCTGCACAGGCCGGGTCTGCCGCCGAAGTTGAGGCCTTTCCCAACGGCGTCGCCAGCGGCGATGTGACGCAGACGACGGCCGTGTTGTGGGCGCGCTGCACCCAGACCGGCGTTGTAACGTTCACCGTCAGCGCGGCGGGCGAGTTTGCCGAGCCCCAGCAGACGGCGCTGGCCGACGTGACCGACCCGCTCAAGCCGGCCAAAGTCGAGATCACCGGGCTGACGCCGGGCACGCCGTATACGTTCTTCGTCACTGCGCCTGACGGCGAGGCCACGATGAACGGAGCGTTCCGCACCGCGGCTCCGGCGGGGGAACAGCGCGGTCTGCGCTTCGGTGTCAGCGGCGACAACCGCGGCGAGCTGCGCCCGTTCGTGGCCCTGCGCAACGTCCCCGAACGCGACCTTGCCTTCTTCGTCGCGCTTGGCGACACGATCTATGCCGACTATCCGAGTGTCGATGTCACGCTGGAGCAGTGCGTCACGCTTGAGGACTACCGGCGCAAGCATGCGGAGATCTATACGCCACGCCACGGCCACAACGTGTGGCGCGATATTCGCCAGTCTGTCCCGATATTGGCGCAGATTGACGATCACGAGGTAATCAACGACTTTGCCGGCGGGGCGGCCCCTGAAACCGACCCGCGCTTCGCCGACGATCCGGCCGGGCGCATCAGCGAATCGGTGCTGTACGTGAACGGCTTACAGGCGTTCGCGGAGTACCACCCGATCGTCGACACCGTCTGGGAGGGGACCGGCGAGCCGCGCATGGACGGCAAGCCCAAGCTGTACCGCTACCACACCTACGGCAGCGACGCCGCCGTGTTCATGATCGATGCGCGCTCGTTTCGCGATGACTCGATCGACAGCCTGTCTACGCTAAGCATCTTCAACACTAACGCCGTGCGTGAGCACCGCGCGCAGTTCTGGACGGAGGGGCGTACCATGCTCGGCCGGCCGCAGGTCGAACAGCTCAAAGCCGACTTGAAGCGCGCACAGGCCGATGGGATCGTGTGGAAGTTCGTCATGCTGCCGGAGCCCGCGGCGCTGGCCGGTTGGTTCGGCGGCAACGACCGCTGGGAAGGCTACGCGCCGGAGCGCAACGAGGTCCTGCGCTTCATCGGGGACGAGGGCATCACGAATGTGGTTCTCGTCGCGGCCGATGTCCATACCACGTTCATCAATCAGCTCACCACGCAGGACGAGGCAGATGCCCCGATGGAGCCGTCGCCGGTGTGGGAGATCAGCACCGGATCGATCGCGTTCTATCCGCCTACGGGTCAGGCGCTGGTCGACGGGGCGGCGCAGTTCAACCTGATCGACAGCGAGTTGTTGGGCCGATACCGTGCCGGTGGCCTGCGCGAGAAGGACGCGGTACTGGTCGAGTTGTACGACCGCTTCGTGGCCGACTTGCAGGGGCTGCCGCATATCGGCCTCGGTGCCGCTGCCGCCGAACTGGTCGACGGTTTGCCGATCAGTGGTCACAGTTACGGCTGGACGGAGTTCGAGATCGACGCGGCGACGTCCGCGCTCACCGTCACGACCTACGGCATCCCGTCGTACAGCGCCGAAACGCTGCGCGACGATCTCGACGGCGTACTTGCGCGACAGCCTACGGTATTGAGCATCGTGAGGGCGCTTCCGGCATAG